The Spirochaetota bacterium genome includes a region encoding these proteins:
- a CDS encoding MarC family protein, whose amino-acid sequence MDANFIPTVFFTLFFVVDPLGLIPAFIIYLSGYESRRQRLIILRATGVAASVSVFFVLFGKVFLNFLGITPASFLFAGGILLFLISMDMLFARPTRTKVSKEDIESPGGGDTSVFPLAIPMLCGPGNIAALLMFSSQADGDTGKIITIVTISVIMFIIAGIVMFFSVFIERLLGETGLSVIQRIMGLILSAMAVQFIINGLNQIGIISLSNLR is encoded by the coding sequence ATGGATGCAAATTTTATCCCAACGGTTTTTTTTACACTCTTCTTTGTAGTGGATCCCCTTGGCCTAATACCGGCTTTTATCATATACCTCTCCGGTTATGAATCCAGACGACAGAGGTTGATCATTCTTAGGGCAACAGGCGTCGCGGCCTCAGTGTCTGTATTTTTTGTTCTATTCGGGAAGGTTTTTCTCAATTTTCTCGGGATTACACCGGCTTCCTTTCTCTTTGCCGGCGGAATATTGTTATTCCTCATTTCAATGGATATGCTCTTTGCCAGGCCTACGAGGACAAAGGTCTCAAAGGAGGATATTGAATCCCCGGGGGGAGGGGATACATCGGTCTTCCCCCTGGCAATCCCCATGCTCTGCGGACCAGGGAACATCGCCGCCCTCTTGATGTTCAGCTCCCAGGCAGACGGAGATACAGGGAAAATAATCACCATCGTTACTATTTCAGTGATAATGTTCATTATCGCTGGGATTGTTATGTTCTTCTCAGTATTTATTGAGCGCCTGCTTGGAGAGACTGGACTATCGGTCATCCAGCGAATTATGGGTCTTATACTATCCGCAATGGCTGTTCAGTTTATCATAAATGGATTGAACCAGATTGGGATTATAAGCCTCTCGAATTTGAGATAA
- a CDS encoding tetratricopeptide repeat protein → MSKGIRSSTKYVFNIALLYSLLIIISSLSFHYILKKNSRLLRETTLRNNEHLLLEKTGLIIDRLADDNIKSLKALSSKLKGYCSGDENLLYILIFSQSEDEAYFKMIKKIANNPAFDIGIKGRQRVKEDRAINYLQKGMFGEIADEKIYSSNGLYWRNVYHPFKIRNKTLVIEFIVSTSMTMNSINEYYTTLNKTNRYIIIISAIIIVIAFIITFLFTHNLSLFIKGLSQHIKDAADGKLDVQLNPTIDEDFSEIALSFNNLIVKLKELTEKEKSTEDIEHSDPLSEAFSYGVAFIKEKRIDDAIAIFKTLTILKPEGFASLFNLGVAYAKNRDYNNALLSFRKAMEFNPDHELTLKYIEKVGLLQRRDEEFAN, encoded by the coding sequence ATGTCAAAGGGTATAAGAAGTTCAACGAAATACGTCTTCAACATCGCTCTTCTCTATTCGCTGTTGATAATAATTTCATCACTCTCCTTCCACTATATCCTGAAGAAAAATTCAAGGCTCTTGAGGGAGACAACATTAAGGAATAATGAGCATCTTTTATTGGAAAAGACGGGCTTAATAATCGATAGATTGGCCGATGACAACATCAAAAGCCTAAAGGCCCTTTCCAGCAAACTGAAGGGATATTGCTCCGGGGATGAGAATTTATTGTATATCCTCATCTTCTCTCAAAGCGAGGATGAAGCCTACTTTAAGATGATCAAAAAGATCGCAAATAATCCAGCCTTTGATATTGGGATAAAGGGGAGACAGAGGGTGAAAGAGGACCGGGCGATCAATTATTTACAAAAGGGGATGTTCGGAGAAATCGCTGACGAGAAGATATATTCATCCAACGGACTATACTGGAGAAACGTCTACCATCCCTTTAAAATCAGGAATAAAACCCTGGTCATAGAGTTCATCGTCTCCACTTCAATGACCATGAACTCTATAAACGAATATTATACAACATTGAACAAGACAAATAGATACATAATTATCATATCCGCAATAATAATCGTCATCGCCTTCATCATAACCTTTCTCTTTACTCATAATTTGTCTCTCTTTATAAAGGGGCTGTCGCAGCATATTAAGGATGCTGCGGATGGGAAGCTGGATGTGCAGCTTAATCCGACAATCGATGAGGACTTTAGCGAGATCGCCCTCTCATTTAATAACCTCATTGTCAAGCTCAAGGAATTGACAGAAAAGGAGAAGTCAACAGAGGATATTGAGCATAGTGATCCCCTGAGCGAAGCCTTTAGTTATGGGGTGGCCTTTATTAAGGAGAAGAGGATAGATGACGCTATAGCGATCTTTAAGACGCTCACTATACTGAAACCTGAAGGTTTCGCATCCCTCTTCAATCTGGGAGTGGCCTATGCAAAGAATAGGGATTATAATAACGCCCTCCTCTCCTTCCGAAAGGCGATGGAGTTTAATCCGGATCATGAACTCACACTAAAATATATTGAAAAGGTAGGGTTATTACAGAGAAGAGATGAAGAATTCGCCAATTGA
- the uvrC gene encoding excinuclease ABC subunit UvrC, with product MKNSPIDLQNKIAALPNEIGVYLMKDKLDGIIYIGKASSLKKRVSSYFRKSDDNPKTAVLVKNIHDIEFIVTDSEVEALILESTLIKSHKPKYNIRLKDDKRYPYIAVTLSEEYPRVIYTRRLIENGDRYFGPYTDSNAARKIVSMMNITFKLKTCKKELPIKKEERPCLNHQMKRCSGVCQGIISRKEYLEIIDNAIRFLDGEIEPVVNNLQRMMTDHSKRMEYESAADIRDMINNIHAVTEKQKVYAPIGMDQDYVCISTQGDEAVMLLFEFRKGVLVGRKISIFENVQYHAPGDIIKSFILEYYQRKEPPSRITASHQSEDRATLEECLTRIACQNVRIFTPTSNNDRAIINMMKKNLDIIVAERESHRERSDKNRGLTEMKEMLSLESLPRVLECFDISNIQGKFAVGSMSRFIDGVPDKSGYRRYRIRAYDSSNDPGMIHEVVGRRLQMLINETLDLPDLIIIDGGKTQLARAYEAANSLEVDIRIISIAKRFEEIYTDISEEPIRLQKGSPALRIIQNIRDEAHRFAIEYHRTLRSKGMRESAFDEIPMIGEKKKNLLLQNLKSLENVKNSSLEELINVPGIGVKTAKIVYNYFHDTE from the coding sequence ATGAAGAATTCGCCAATTGATCTGCAGAATAAGATCGCTGCCCTGCCCAATGAGATCGGCGTTTATCTCATGAAGGACAAGCTGGACGGCATTATATACATAGGCAAGGCCTCAAGCCTAAAGAAACGAGTCTCTTCCTATTTCCGGAAATCCGATGATAATCCAAAGACCGCGGTTTTAGTGAAGAATATTCATGACATCGAATTTATAGTAACGGACTCAGAGGTTGAGGCCCTGATCCTTGAGAGCACCCTGATAAAGAGCCACAAGCCCAAATATAATATCAGGCTCAAGGATGATAAGCGGTATCCCTACATCGCTGTGACACTGAGCGAGGAGTATCCAAGGGTAATCTATACTCGTAGATTAATCGAAAATGGAGACAGGTACTTCGGCCCTTACACCGATTCCAATGCCGCCAGAAAAATAGTATCAATGATGAACATCACATTCAAATTAAAGACCTGCAAAAAGGAACTCCCCATAAAGAAAGAAGAAAGGCCCTGCCTTAACCACCAGATGAAGAGATGCTCCGGCGTGTGCCAGGGAATAATTTCCAGAAAGGAATATCTCGAGATCATCGATAATGCCATAAGGTTCCTGGATGGAGAGATCGAGCCGGTTGTTAATAACCTGCAAAGAATGATGACTGATCATTCAAAAAGGATGGAGTATGAATCAGCGGCGGATATAAGGGATATGATCAATAATATTCATGCGGTAACCGAGAAACAGAAGGTATATGCGCCCATTGGCATGGATCAGGACTATGTCTGCATATCAACCCAAGGAGACGAGGCTGTAATGCTCCTATTCGAATTCCGCAAGGGGGTGTTGGTTGGAAGAAAAATTTCTATCTTTGAAAACGTCCAATACCATGCGCCTGGAGATATAATAAAATCCTTCATTCTGGAGTATTACCAACGGAAGGAGCCACCCTCAAGGATCACCGCTTCTCATCAGTCAGAGGATAGGGCCACATTAGAGGAGTGTCTGACGAGGATAGCCTGTCAGAATGTGCGGATTTTTACCCCAACATCGAACAACGACAGGGCTATAATAAACATGATGAAGAAAAACCTTGACATTATTGTCGCTGAGAGGGAATCCCATAGAGAGCGGTCGGATAAGAACAGGGGTCTTACCGAGATGAAGGAGATGCTGAGCCTAGAGTCACTGCCGAGGGTGTTAGAATGCTTTGACATATCCAATATTCAGGGAAAATTCGCTGTTGGCTCAATGTCCCGATTCATTGACGGTGTTCCGGACAAGAGCGGTTATCGGAGGTACAGGATCAGGGCCTATGATTCATCCAATGATCCTGGCATGATACATGAGGTGGTGGGGAGAAGATTGCAGATGCTCATCAACGAAACCCTTGACCTGCCTGATCTTATCATAATCGATGGAGGCAAAACACAACTAGCCAGGGCCTATGAAGCAGCCAATTCCCTTGAGGTCGATATAAGGATCATCTCCATTGCCAAGCGCTTTGAGGAGATTTACACTGATATATCAGAGGAGCCTATTAGATTACAGAAAGGCTCTCCTGCATTGAGGATAATTCAAAACATCAGGGACGAGGCTCACCGGTTTGCTATTGAGTATCATAGGACGCTGAGGAGCAAGGGCATGAGAGAATCAGCCTTTGATGAGATACCGATGATCGGAGAGAAGAAGAAGAATCTTCTCCTCCAAAATCTGAAGAGCCTGGAGAATGTGAAGAACTCCTCATTAGAGGAGCTTATTAACGTGCCCGGCATTGGCGTTAAAACAGCTAAAATAGTCTACAATTATTTCCATGATACTGAATAA